The Athalia rosae chromosome 7, iyAthRosa1.1, whole genome shotgun sequence genome window below encodes:
- the LOC125501680 gene encoding uncharacterized protein LOC125501680, giving the protein MIEILTSLVVLSMISTVILFEWKIKIDKNELPWLEELVKNMKIDTFTTSEWFQVCYYVILGHVSSHGTIVLPRETNHLLFTVTSLIFALTIRSLLLAYMVDNFHRRDYAKSIFRFKRMILGELLGVSDLRRIKCDEMRTRELKYIIVFQVYGNQNDDGSDL; this is encoded by the exons ATGATCGAAATCCTCACGAGTTTGGTCGTCCTGTCGATGATTTCTACCGTGATTTTGTTCGAGTGGAAGatcaaaatcgacaaaaatgaactTCCGTGGTTAGAGGAACTCGTTAAGAATATGAAAATCGATACTTTCACAACGTCCGAATGGTTCCAGGTGTGTTACTACGTTATCCTCGGACACGTGTCCTCGCACGG GACGATCGTCTTGCCCCGTGAAACGAACCACCTTCTTTTCACCGTAACTTCATTGATCTTTGCTCTGACCATAAGATCATTGCTTCTTGCCTACATGGTGGACAATTTCCACAGGAGGGATTACGCGAAAAGTATTTTTAGATTCAAGAGAATGATCCTAGGGGAATTACTTGGGGTGAGTGATCTTCGGCGTATAAAATGTGACGAAATGCGGACTCGTGaactaaaatatataattgtttTCCAAGTCTACGGTAACCAAAACGACGATGGATCAGATTTATAA
- the LOC105691064 gene encoding uncharacterized protein LOC105691064: MPIPFLRNVSLLCERKFVLPGDFVVKKFGLKDRMMYIVSGNVYVLSEEDNDTPILSFSGGTILGETALFTSYRSGVSVLAYTPCELHVLERNKFARVIVPLYPKIYEEMIATMNSRLENAKFMKNIGVYLKKNENIFNNDRNTDVAWLKSVLGVLQGAVRPDGKSEDVESRMKLMEKVYDTVDIRYTFRYLDTLNIALTTDAVFLRSSKCPWILKPDSPVLLIWDTIVLVCTIILSYILTVSLTFPEYETDSIYAWTRFLGLVATADFWVTVCTAIQKNDRIIIIKVSQILKIRLHHLSFWLDIMAAVPWVFLISAQYGSLRLLRLSRMLKLYKLELMFDRIENTHRISMTSLRTIKYGLYITLIGFFLTAIAIIMSCSSETGRTTCPPTSWISIALADHEKLKDKIFRYPLLVVYQTILGIGTPIGRPSDPTECAYWTFMMTVGALLYVFNVSSLSSVKVLSQVILAKQFHLRQAIQYHLNQTVIPDVLKKRVDSYLDTERCYDKGYRISTNEDVLATLPSEVSAKWKYERFGSLLSSVPLFMETSTEFIKEICYIATVGILPPKELLSYGGRHCTEMYVIEKGYCEMIHMEASIPHRTVGAGTAIYPVEMCLQLPVVHTVVTSTYLSFVTINRSDFLRVYSNYPEEKFEFDQLLSEFLKMEQVVELHEVVKEKPEFIDALDAVRPPIPSFTFFEYTINKEDPEYYVINEPFERLKNFKFIKWFLLRLTLRPDGTFIKFYEAQRCFFAIMAVIFYTTRIVMEAGDFTTLVSKIITFLNATAVLDIYVRMHVGYFNDKGLLITHPLATAIHYMKTSMILDVLGILPFEAMVPHATGNTEVLFYSYLTRIIQLHRFLGATSYLQESDSWTSVIKYGKFIPVLLVVAHVFACVVLYESCTFDGSYKENEQFGAGIRCPQDRSFIKSSDNYKLTVWIVYRRSLYIAVSTFTRVGVDEMQIKTISGMNIFSLMSAVTFMVLLLITAQMIADSAIRDGELTAYQDRMTTMVKFMHDKRISPELYKEVVYYFELIWKHRRGQSVDRLIKTFHSALREDVLCALFSKSLSKCPGFVNAGETFYRYLLMHMHSVRFFPNGAVIVHYNDVLDFVDLIHTGSAEVVAPDGSYVTTLGPGSIFGNLIGTTTVRMPVSMVVNAHMEALVFEAPQFFRALSIHRKARQIFLTAIELNSDYLPGITGDHEVYVTNEDDSSSASSGEVSQGRTIFRVFKFLSMRVVDPNWMLIKLWDRNSLFVSCYFSPCAIIYQNAYGDFHRNWILIQYVTDFLFLTMMYLRVHSAFEDVHGNVVRDKRRIWSRFLKSRMGFYAHLASVVPIELIAIVFRGKTMRKMYCLLRLNRTLRIAVVADFFNVQCKKLNINIFKMRLAYLVLLLFFILHVASCILVTMTVKIDPYDFDDLSRRKAYFKNAFHVASLYGGSITRRLPMESSGIHVAYILALEIMMFVTYALIVGDMCAMIDVRHYVMVTYERVIRQFKSYMETCDLTYVLRKNLWNYGCNLWEFNRGRQIPHLVLEAPNYLRREVKNALFVHHLENHDIFSGCHEDFLRQVCDAFVLINFFPDDLIVNVGDINGNMYFIHTGRVLTIHYYRDNLSKEKGREIYEEGRTFGFPSG; encoded by the exons ATGCCAATTCCATTTCTGAGGAATGTCTCACTACTTTGCGAAAGGAAGTTCGTACTCCCTGGGGATTTCGTAGTGAAGAAATTCGGACTGAAAGATCGAATGATGTACATAGTGAGCGGAAACGTTTACGTCCTTTCAGAGGAGGACAACGATACTCCGATATTATCTTTTTCCGGTGGAACGATCTTGG GAGAGACAGCACTCTTCACGAGCTATAGAAGTGGCGTAAGCGTTTTGGCTTACACCCCCTGCGAACTCCACGTACtcgaaagaaacaaatttgCGAGGGTGATCGTCCCGTTATACCCGAAAATATACGAGGAGATGATCGCCACGATGAACTCAAGACTTGAGAACGCCAAGTTCATGAAAAATATCGGAGTGtacttgaagaaaaatgaaaacatttt TAACAATGACCGCAACACCGATGTGGCTTGGCTGAAGTCGGTGCTCGGTGTCCTCCAGGGCGCTGTACGACCCGACGGAAAGTCCGAAGATGTCGAAAGTCGGATGAAACTCATGGAGAAGGTTTACGACACAGTTGACATTCGGTACACTTTCCGGTACCTCGATACACTG AACATAGCCTTGACTACGGACGCGGTATTTTTGAGATCTTCAAAGTGTCCGTGGATCCTGAAACCCGACTCCCCGGTCCTATTGATATGGGACACCATAGTTTTGGTGTGCACGATTATCTTGTCTTACATTC TCACGGTAAGTTTGACATTCCCCGAGTATGAGACCGACTCCATTTACGCGTGGACCAGATTTTTGGGACTCGTGGCCACCGCAGATTTTTGGGTCACCGTCTGTACTGCCATACAAAAGAACGACAGAA ttATCATCATCAAGGTGTCACAGATCTTGAAGATCAGACTTCATCATTTGAGTTTTTGGTTGGATATAATGGCCGCGGTTCCCTGGGTTTTTTTGATCAGCGCCCAGTACGGTTCTTTGCGACTGCTCAGACTGAGTAGAATGCTGAAACTGTACAAG CTTGAGCTGATGTTCGATCGGATAGAAAATACCCATCGCATATCGATGACCAGTCTACGTACGATAAAATATGGACTTTACATAACGCTGATCGGTTTTTTCTTAACCGCGATAGCGATCATCATGTCGTGTTCCAGCGAAACCGGGCGCACCACGTGCCCCCCGACTTCATGGATTTCAATCGCACTCGCCG ACCACGAAAAACTCAAGGACAAAATATTCCGCTACCCTTTGCTAGTCGTTTACCAAACTATACTGGGAATTGGAACACCCATAGGAAGACCATCCGATCCGACGGAATGCGCTTATTGGACTTTCATGATGACAGTGGGAGCTTTGCTCTACGTTTTCAACGTGTCGTCACTGTCGTCCGTTAAAGTACTGA GCCAAGTGATACTGGCGAAGCAATTTCACCTCAGGCAAGCGATTCAGTACCATCTCAACCAGACTGTGATACCGGATGTGTTGAAGAAACGAGTCGATTCTTATCTGGACACCGAACGTTGCTACGACAAAGGTTATCGAATATCCACCAACGAGGACGTCCTGGCTACCTTGCCGTCCGAAGTTTCCGCAAAGTGGAAGTACGAAAGATTCGGAAGTCTGTTGAGCAGCGTACCACTTTTCATGGAGACCAGTACAG aATTCATCAAGGAGATTTGTTACATCGCCACGGTCGGGATTCTCCCACCGAAGGAACTTCTCTCTTACGGCGGACGACACTGCACCGAGATGTACGTAATAGAGAAAGGATACTGCGAAATGATTCACATGGAAGCTTCCATACCCCATCGTACCGTTGGCGCGGGTACCGCGATATACCCCGTCGAAATGTGCCTCCAATTGCCGGTAGTTCACACCGTCGTCACATCCACCTATCTCTCGTTCGTCACGATAAACCGAAGCGATTTTTTGAGGGTTTACAGTAACTACCCCGAAGAGAAGTTCGAGTTCGATCAACTTTTGTCGGAGTTTCTCAAAATGGAG CAAGTCGTCGAACTCCACGAGGTCGTGAAAGAAAAGCCAGAGTTCATCGATGCGCTGGACGCGGTGCGTCCGCCGATACCctctttcacatttttcgaGTACACGATAAACAAGGAGGACCCGGAATACTACGTGATCAACGAGCCTTTCGAGAGGCTGAAGAACTTCAAATTCATCAA GTGGTTTCTTCTCCGTTTAACTCTACGACCTGACGGAACGTTCATTAAATTCTACGAGGCCCAGAGGTGTTTCTTTGCGATAATGGCGGTCATATTTTACACTACAAGGATTGTAATGGAGGCGGGAGACTTTACGACACTGGTTTCGAAAATAATCACCTTTCTAAACGCGACTGCGGTCTTGGACATTTACGTCAGGATGCACGTCGGCTACTTCAACGACAAAGGTCTCCTCATAACCCATCCGCTCGCCACCGCTATTCACTACATGAAGACCTCGATGATTTTGGACGTCCTTGGAATTCTTCCGTTCGAGGCAATGGTACCCCACGCGACGGG GAATACAGAGGTACTTTTCTACTCGTATTTAACGAGGATTATTCAGCTGCATCGTTTTTTGGGAGCTACAAGTTACCTTCAGGAGTCCGATTCGTGGACAAGCGTGATAAAGTACGGAAAGTTCATTCCCGTACTGTTGGTGGTGGCTCACGTATTCGCTTGCGTCGTACTTTACGAGAGTTGCACGTTCGACGGAAGTTACAAAGAGAACGAACAGTTCGGAGCGGGAATCAGGTGTCCTCAGGATCGAAGTTTCATTAAATCGA GCGACAATTACAAGCTGACCGTGTGGATCGTTTACCGGAGATCGCTCTACATCGCCGTCAGTACGTTTACGCGGGTCGGCGTTGACGAGATGCAGATAAAAACGATATCCGGTATGAACATATTCAGTCTGATGTCAGCCGTGACGTTCATGGTTCTTCTGCTGATTACCGCGCAGATGATAGCCGACTCGGCTATTCGCGATGGTGAATTGACGGCGTATCAAGATCGCATGACAACGATGGTCAAATTTATGCACGACAAAAGAATCAGTCCGGAACTTTACAA GGAAGTCGTCTACTATTTCGAACTAATTTGGAAGCACAGACGCGGCCAATCCGTCGATCGATTGATAAAGACCTTTCATTCGGCGCTTCGCGAAGACGTTCTTTGCGCGTTGTTCAGCAAATCTTTGTCGAAG tgTCCCGGATTCGTAAACGCTGGCGAAACTTTCTACCGATACCTGCTCATGCACATGCACTCCGttagattttttccaaacggcGCGGTGATCGTTCACTACAACGACGTACTAGATTTCGTCGATCTCATACACACCGGAAGTGCCGAAGTTGTGGCTCCCGATGGATCCTACGTGACGACTCTGGGGCCGGGAAG TATTTTTGGAAACCTCATCGGAACGACGACGGTCAGAATGCCCGTCAGCATGGTGGTCAACGCGCACATGGAAGCCCTCGTTTTCGAGGCTCCTCAGTTTTTCAGGGCACTGTCGATCCACCGCAAGGCTCGGCAAATATTTCTCACCGCTATCGAACTCAACAGCGATTATCTCCCCGGTATAACCGGAGATCACGAAGTTTACGTTACCAACGAGGACGATTCGTCCTCCGCGAGCAGCGGCGAAGTTTCCCAG GGTAGGACGATCTTCCGGGTTTTCAAGTTCCTCAGTATGAGAGTCGTCGATCCGAACTGGATGCTGATCAAACTTTGGGACAGGAACAGCCTGTTCGTTTCGTGTTACTTCAGCCCGTGcgcaattatttatcaaaatgCTTACGGCGACTTTCACAGAAACTGGATTTTGATTCAGTACGTAACCGACTTCCTATTTCTCACCATGATGTATCTCAGGGTACACAGCGCCTTCGAAGACGTCCACGGTAACGTCGTACGCGACAAACGACGAATATGGAGTAG GTTTCTCAAATCGCGGATGGGATTTTACGCGCATCTGGCTTCCGTTGTGCCGATAGAGTTAATAGCGATCGTTTTCAGAGGCAAAACGATGCGGAAGATGTATTGTCTTTTGCGTCTGAACCGCACTCTACGTATAGCGGTTGTCGCCGACTTTTTCAATGTCCAGTGCAAGAAGTTgaacataaatattttcaagatgCGCCTCGCGTATCTGGTgctcttgttatttttcatacttcaCGTAGCCTCGTGTATCCTGGTTACGATGACCGTGAAAATTGACCCCTACGATTTCGACGACCTCTCACGACGGAAAGCATATTTCAAAAACGCCTTCCATGTCGCTTCGTTGTACGGAGGCTCCATCACGAGAAG GCTACCGATGGAAAGCTCGGGTATCCACGTGGCTTATATCCTTGCCTTGGAGATCATGATGTTTGTAACGTACGCTCTGATCGTTGGCGACATGTGCGCTATGATCGACGTTAGACATTACGTAATGGTGACTTACGAACGGGTCATCAGACAGTTCAAAAGTTACATGGAAACGTGCGACCTCACGTACGtgctgagaaaaaatttatggaactACGGATGTAATCTTTGGGAGTTCAACAGAGGAAGGCAAATTCCCCATCTG GTACTGGAGGCTCCGAATTACCTTCGACGAGAAGTGAAAAACGCTCTTTTCGTCCATCATCTTGAAAATCACGATATATTCTCCGGTTGTCACGAGGACTTTTTGCGTCAGGTTTGCGACGCTTTTGtcctgatcaattttttccccgacgATCTGATTGTGAACGTGGGCGACATAAACGGAAACATGTACTTCATACACACCGGAAGGGTCCTCACGATTCACTATTATCGTGATAATCTATCGaaggaaaaagggagagaaatttACGAAGAGGGAAGAACCTTCGGATTCCCCTCGGGTTAG
- the LOC105691063 gene encoding forkhead box protein B1-like, whose protein sequence is MPRPSRESYGEQKPPYSYISLTAMAIWSSREKMLPLAEIYRFIADRFPYYRRDTRRWQNSLRHNLSFNDCFIKVPRGPHTPGKGAYWALHPAALSMFENGSFLRRRKRFKLPKSAKAESQALAETAARLAATNNPELEGGNFAGTPQVNEGNSGGSSFGQYAHQGIGLTQRQIDFLHATSSLAGLHSIYPVGRTGAEHRSFQNTMNNEYLAPAVTRNEFLAGGYQAKDFNGCPGQTTVATILPADPEARILPKRPKPLNPAHKSFSIESIIETTSSTDSNGSRSSARTSALSALNPLLSASSPVGFFSPWCTPSFYAQGMPSSSPPSGVYPLHLHQAAAVYATALATANLFGSHPVLQNTVDKNSPASPGSSSTAAAAAAASSTTASLYGQLYAAASGFPGVFQGLGSSPRGALFLQDALPARGGVLPVPQQPLQISLPPTPTTSPTVLQALSQPTTSNPQGSGRISPIGTSFSPDTPGPSAGCREITPTLKL, encoded by the exons ATGCCAAGACCGTCGCGAGAGTCGTACGGCGAACAGAAGCCCCCATATTCGTACATATCGCTTACGGCAATGGCGATCTGGTCGTCCAGAGAGAAGATGTTACCGCTAGCCGAGATCTACAGATTTATCGCCGACAGATTTCCGTATTACAGAAGGGACACGAGGCGATGGCAGAACTCCCTCAGGCACAACTTGTCGTTCAACGATTGCTTCATCAAG GTTCCCAGGGGTCCTCACACTCCTGGAAAGGGAGCTTACTGGGCGCTCCACCCGGCAGCATTGTCGATGTTCGAGAACGGCtcgtttcttcgtcgtcgGAAGCGTTTCAAACTACCGAAGTCAGCGAAGGCCGAAAGTCAGGCTCTCGCCGAGACCGCGGCCCGTTTAGCCGCCACGAATAACCCGGAGTTGGAGGGCGGAAATTTTGCGGGAACCCCTCAGGTTAACGAAGGGAATTCGGGGGGGTCGTCCTTCGGCCAGTACGCACATCAGGGTATCGGACTCACCCAGCGACAGATCGATTTCCTTCATGCCACATCCAGTCTCGCTGGACTCCACAGCATCTATCCCGTGGGAAGAACCGGCGCCGAGCATCGGAGTTTCCAGAATACGATGAACAACGAATACCTAGCGCCAGCGGTGACGAGGAACGAATTTCTGGCGGGCGGTTATCAAGCGAAGGACTTCAACGGTTGTCCCGGTCAGACGACCGTCGCCACGATCCTTCCCGCCGACCCGGAAGCCAGAATACTTCCCAAGAGACCGAAACCACTGAATCCCGCTCACAAGTCGTTCAGCATCGAGAGCATCATAGAGACGACGTCTTCGACGGATTCGAACGGGAGCAGGTCTTCGGCACG aacGTCGGCTTTGTCCGCCCTGAACCCCCTGCTCTCAGCATCTAGTCCCGTGGGATTTTTCTCGCCTTGGTGTACCCCCAGTTTTTACGCTCAGGGAATGCCATCTTCATCTCCACCCTCGGGTGTCTATCCCCTGCATCTTCACCAGGCGGCGGCGGTTTACGCCACCGCGCTGGCCACGGCGAATCTCTTCGGTTCCCATCCCGTTCTCCAGAATACCGTGGACAAAAATTCCCCCGCGTCGCCCGGATCGTCGTCAACCGCGGCGGCCGCGGCAGCGGCCTCATCCACTACCGCGTCGCTTTACGGTCAGCTCTACGCGGCGGCTTCCGGTTTCCCCGGAGTATTTCAGGGACTCGGTTCGAGTCCCAGAGGCGCGCTTTTCCTCCAGGACGCGCTACCTGCGAGGGGCGGAGTACTTCCGGTTCCTCAGCAGCCTCTGCAGATCAGTTTGCCGCCTACCCCGACAACGTCTCCCACTGTCCTTCAAGCGCTCTCTCAACCGACTACATCGAATCCTCAAGGATCGGGTAGGATCAGTCCGATAGGAACGAGTTTCAGTCCCGATACTCCCGGTCCGTCAGCCGGCTGTAGGGAAATAACACCGACGTTGAAGTTGTAG
- the LOC105691062 gene encoding aspartate aminotransferase, mitochondrial-like — protein MPHLASESWWSRVEMGPPDVMLRIGEAYDRDPRTLKVDLSAGVYRDYSGKPWVLPSVRKAEMKLAAKNLDKEYLPIAGYRDFCLNSVKLALGEESELLAEGRVAMVQGVAGIGALRVWLEFVAKYHEGPKEVWISDPSYGNHEPVLKHLGPVKIYRYYDPKTKALDYEGLLEDISRMPEGSIILLHPSSHNPSGVDPTPKQWAGISKALKKGKIFPLIDMAYQGLKSGDLDKDAASVRLFASDGHQFALVQTYSKNLGLYGERVGCLSMVTANREETQRVESQLRIVIRTMYSCPPLHGIRIANEVFTDPELKAQWLRDIKVMTDRLADARKGLKEALDKTGSKLNWDHVISQVGMFCYTGLNPEEVKRMREDHGVYASTDGRISISGITPANVELVATALHEATK, from the exons ATGCCGCATCTTGCGAG TGAATCTTGGTGGAGCCGAGTTGAAATGGGACCGCCAGACGTGATGTTGCGTATAGGAGAGGCTTACGATCGAGATCCGAGAACATTGAAAGTGGATTTGAGCGCTGGAGTTTACAGGGACTACAGTGGAAAACCATGGGTACTACCGTCCGTCCGTAAG GCGGAGATGAAACTCGCGGCGAAAAATCTCGACAAGGAGTACCTCCCCATTGCCGGTTACAGAGATTTTTGTCTGAACAGCGTAAAGTTGGCGCTTGGCGAGGAATCGGAACTTTTGGCCGAAGGACGg GTCGCGATGGTTCAGGGAGTCGCGGGGATCGGCGCCCTTCGCGTTTGGCTGGAATTCGTTGCGAAATATCACGAGGGTCCGAAGGAAGTGTGGATCAGTGACCCTAGCTACGGAAACCATGAACCAGTCCTGAAACATCTCGGTCCGGTAAAAATCTATCGCTACTACGATCCGAAAACGAAAGCTCTCGACTACGAAGGACTCCTCGAAGATATTTCG CGCATGCCCGAGGGATCGATTATTCTTCTCCATCCCAGCTCTCACAATCCAAGCGGCGTTGATCCGACCCCGAAACAATGGGCGGGAATTTCGAAAGCCctgaaaaaggggaaaatatTCCCTTTGATCGACATGGCTTACCAGGGATTGAAGAGCG GTGACCTAGACAAGGACGCGGCGTCCGTGAGACTCTTCGCTAGCGACGGCCACCAATTCGCACTCGTGCAAACctattcgaaaaatctcgGACTCTACG GTGAGCGCGTCGGTTGTCTGTCGATGGTTACGGCGAACCGCGAGGAAACCCAACGAGTCGAATCCCAGCTTAGAATAGTGATCCGAACGATGTACTCGTGCCCCCCATTACACGGTATAAGAATCGCGAACGAGGTATTCACCGATCCGGAATTGAAGGCGCAGTGGCTCCGGGACATAAAAGTAATGACGGACAGACTGGCCGACGCCAGAAAAGGATTGAAAGAAGCTCTTGACAAAACGGGTTCGAAACTCAATTGGGACCACGTTATTAGCCAAGTTGGGATGTTCTGCTACACGGGACTCAACCCCGAAGAG GTGAAACGGATGCGGGAAGATCACGGAGTTTACGCCTCGACTGACGGAAGGATATCAATTTCGGGTATAACACCCGCTAACGTTGAATTGGTGGCAACGGCGTTACACGAAGCTACGAAGTGA